In Chlorocebus sabaeus isolate Y175 chromosome 19, mChlSab1.0.hap1, whole genome shotgun sequence, a single genomic region encodes these proteins:
- the ZNF280B gene encoding zinc finger protein 280B, with the protein MEQSCEEEKEPEPQKNIKETKQVDDEDAELIFVGVEHVNEDAELIFVGVTSNSKPVVSNILNRVTPGSWSRRKKYGHLRKDTADKLQPTSHETLTSEAVTNLPASQLESRSTDSPIIIEPLSKPDYKNSSPQVVPNNSSELPSPLITFTGSLHQPVSAALSVGGINESPHISKRLSTFEVNSINPKRAKLRDGIMEGYSSASSPSDTFHTMNTQQSTPSNNVHTSLSHVQNGAPFPAAFPKDNIHFKPINRNLDRENELTKTDILSLTSQNKTFDPKKENPIVLLSDFYYGQHKGDGQPEQKTHTTFKCLSCVKVLKNVKFMNHVKHHLEFEKQKNDSWENHTTCQHCHRQFPTPFQLQCHIENVHTAQEPSAVCKICELSFETDQVLLQHMKDHHKPGEMPYVCQVCHYRSSVFADVETHFRTCHENTKNLLCPFCLKIFKTATPYMCHYRGHWGKSTHQCSKCRLQFLTFKEKMEHKTQCHQMFKKPKQLEGLPPETKVTIQVSLEPLQPGSVEVASITVSTSDSEPSLPRSKSKISKKSH; encoded by the coding sequence atgGAACAATCatgtgaggaagagaaagagcctGAACCACAGAAGAACATAAAAGAAACCAAACAAGTAGATGACGAAGACGCTGAGCTCATCTTTGTTGGTGTGGAACATGTAAATGAAGATGCTGAGCTAATCTTTGTTGGGGTGACTTCAAATTCAAAACCAGTCGTTTCAAACATTTTGAACAGAGTCACCCCAGGTTCATGGTCAAGGAGAAAAAAGTATGGTCACCTTAGAAAAGATACTGCTGACAAATTGCAGCCTACAAGTCATGAGACCCTTACATCAGAAGCAGTGACCAACCTGCCAGCTTCCCAACTTGAATCGAGATCAACAGATAGTCCTATTATTATTGAGCCTTTGTCTAAACCTGATTATAAAAATAGTTCACCGCAAGTTGTGCCTAATAACTCTTCAGAATTACCTTCTCCTTTGATTACATTCACAGGTTCATTGCATCAGCCAGTAAGTGCAGCACTTTCAGTAGGAGGTATAAATGAAAGTCCTCATATATCAAAGcgactttccacttttgaagtaAACAGCATAAATCCCAAAAGGGCTAAACTCAGGGATGGAATTATGGAAGGATATTCTTCAGCTTCGTCCCCTTCAGATACCTTTCATACAATGAATACTCAGCAAAGTACACCCTCAAACAATGTTCATACCTCATTAAGCCATGTTCAGAATGGAGCACCTTTTCCAGCAGCTTTTCCAAAGGACAATATCCATTTCAAGCCTATAAATAGAAATCTTGATAGGGAAAATGAATTGACAAAAACAGACATTTTGAGTCTAACAAGTCAAAACAAGACCTTTGATCCcaagaaagaaaatcccattgtgTTACTTAGTGACTTTTACTATGGACAGCATAAAGGAGATGGGCAGCCAGAACAGAAGACTCACACCACCTTTAAATGCCTCAGTTGCGTGAAAGTTCTAAAAAATGTTAAGTTTATGAATCACGTGAAGCATCATTTGGAATTTGAGAAGCAAAAGAACGACAGCTGGGAAAACCACACCACCTGCCAGCACTGCCACCGGCAGTTTCCCACTCCCTTCCAGCTACAGTGTCACATTGAAAATGTCCACACTGCCCAGGAGCCCTCTGCTGTCTGTAAGATCTGTGAATTGTCATTTGAAACAGATCAGGTCCTCTTACAACACATGAAGGACCATCATAAGCCTGGCGAAATGCCCTATGTGTGCCAGGTTTGCCATTACAGATCGTCAGTCTTTGCTGATGTAGAAACACATTTTAGAACGTGCCATGAAAACACAAAGAATTTGCTTTGTCCCTTTTGTCTCAAAATTTTCAAAACAGCAACACCATACATGTGTCATTATAGGGGCCACTGGGGAAAGAGTACACACCAGTGTTCCAAGTGCCGGCTACAGTTTTTAACTTTCAAGGAGAAAATGGAGCACAAGACCCAGTGTCATCAAATGTTTAAGAAGCCTAAGCAACTAGAAGGATTACCTCCTGAAACAAAAGTTACTATTCAAGTGTCACTAGAACCTCTTCAGCCAGGATCAGTAGAAGTAGCATCCATAACTGTGAGCACATCTGACTCCGAACCATCACTCCCCAGGTCTAAaagcaaaatttcaaaaaagtCCCATTAA